The window CATTAGAACTGCTTCTTCCACAGCCTCGCTTACTTCATTCATGCTGCTTTTTTCATTTACCCTTGTAAGTTCTTTTTCCACAGCACTGATTGTCATGGACATATTGCTTCCTGTGTCTCCGTCAGGAACAGGATACACATTCAGTTCGTTCAGAACTTCCTCATGCATTACCAGCCATTTGCTTCCTGCGATTAAAAGCATCCTCAAACGTTTTGCATCAATATATCTAATTCTCATTCATTCCTCCTAATTGCTTTGAACTATTTTATTCCAAGAATTTTCTTTTTTTAATATATACTCTAAAAACTCCCTGACAGCTCCCTCTCCTCCATTTTTAGAAGAAATAAAATCAGCTGTTTCCAGTATTTCTTTACAGGCATCTGCCGGTGCTCCTACAAGTCCAGCTTTCTGCATCACTTCAAAATCATTTAAGTCATCACCTATATAGGCTATTTCTTCGTCAGAAATTCCCAGTTCTTTTTTCAGCTGATCATATACCACTACTTTATCATCTATTCCCTGATAGAGATGTGTGATCCCCAGTTCTCCGGCTCTGATACTTACTATTTTTGAAGTTCTTCCTGTAATAACGGCAAAAATTTTCCCGCATTTTTTTCTTGCATTTGCTATCATATAACCGTCTTTTACGTTAAACTCTTTAAACTCTTCCCCGTTATTGCCTATTAGTATTCCTCCCTTGGTAAGAGTACCGTCCACGTCCAAAATTATTAATTTTATCATAAACCTTCTCCAATAAACATTTATATTTTACAAATTATATACAAAAATGTAAAGCCAAAAACAAAATGACAGTTTTTGGATATCACTATTTTACATCAAATAACACAAAAAAGCTAATGATTTTCATCACTAGCCTGTGAAACGCTTATTTTTTCGATATAAATTCTATGTATTGTTTTACCAGTTCCAGCTCATCCTGAGACATTTCCATAAGTCTGCCGAGGATCTTCCCAATTTCGACGTCATCTATCTCATCCAGAAGCTCTGACGTAATCTCTTTTTTCAATTCCTCGGTGTCTTTATCCGTATATCCGATTATTTTAAATAATTTTAAGTGATCAATATTTAACTTTCTGGAAATTTTTTTTAGAAGGAGAGGATTTACCATTGGATGCTTACCAGATTCTAAATTTGATAAATATGCCGGACTTATACTCAGATGTTCTGCCATTTCCCTCAGCCCTATTCCCTTTTCTACTCTTTTACTTCTTATGTACTCACCTAATACTATAATCAGATTTGGATTTGTCCTTAGGTCTATTTTCTCCATCATTTTAACCTCTACTTAAAATTTCACATTGTTTATTTTATAATATCACATAATCCTCTATTTTACAAATTATGCTTTACTTCTTGTGTATTTTTACCATTAAAAAATATCTGTCTCAAAATCAGAATATTTTCATATAATATAATCAAAATTTTTGTATATATTTTCCTGTAAATCCACTGTATTTTTCTTATATTAAAAATTTCTGCTTCCAAGACAGACCATATTTATTTTTTTTGCCCGTAATAAGCATTAGCCCCGTGTTTTCTCAGAAAATGTTTATCCAGAAGCTCCTGCTGCATACTCTCTTTACCGCTGTTAAACATTTCCATACTTGCTGCCATTCTTCCTATCTCTTCCAATACCACTGAATTATGTACCGCTTCTTCCGGTGTCTTCCCCCATGTAAACGGTCCATGGCTGTTTACCAATACTCCTGGTACATACAAAGGATTCAGCCCTCTCTCTTTATATGTTTCTACTATCACTTTGCCTGTTTCCTTTTCATATTCCCCTTCTATTTCTTCTGTTGTCATCTTTCTTGTACAAGGAATCGAGCCGTAGAAATAATCTGCATGGGTTGTCCCGTATGCCTTTATATCTCTTCCGCTTTGCGCCCATATTGTTGCCCATGTTGAGTGAGTATGAACTATTCCTCCCACTTCTTCAAAGGCTTTATACAGTTCTATGTGAGTTGCTGTGTCTGATGACGGGTTCAAGTCTCCTTCCGCTACATTTCCTTCAAGGTCTACCACTACCATGTCAGAAGCTTTCATATTCTCATATTCCACTCCGCTTGGCTTTATTACGATAAGTCCTTTTTCCCTGTCTATTCCGCTTACATTTCCCCATGTATATAATATCAGTCCTTTTTCAGGAAGTTCCATATTTGCCCTATATACTCTTTCTTTTAATTCTTCAAGCATTTTAGATAAATCCTCCTTCCTTCATTCTTGATAACATCCACTCTCTTACCTTTTTTATGTCTTCTAATGGTGTATTACTGCTTTCGTTCCACATTTCCACTAGGAAAGGCCCTTTGAATTCAGACTTTTTCAATGTTTCAAATGTTTTTACGAAATCTACATCACCTGTTCCGAATTCCAGCTCCCTGAATATTCCTCCGAAAGTATCTGTTACTTTCTTTGCTTCCTTTAGGTGTATTGCTATTATCTGCTGTGCTTTTATTCCTTTTTCCAGTTCATTATATACTTCATCATGTGTCCATGCTGTGAGGTTCCCAAGGTCAGGGTACAGTTTCAGCCATGGCGAGTCTACTTCTTCTGCTATTTCCATATATTTAGTTACTGAATTAAGAAATGTATTTTCCATATTTTCTATAGCGAGGGTAATACATGCTTTAGAAGCCCATTCAGAGGCTTTCTTTAAGTTTTGTATAAACATTTCCCTTGTTTTGTCGCTTCTTTCTTCATAGTAAACATCATAACCGGGAACCTGAATAACTCTGATACCAAGTTTATCAGCCAGTTCAACGGCTTTTTTCATTAAGTCCATGGATTTTTCTCTTGTGGCATTATCCATACTTCCCATGGGAAATCTTTTCTGACCGCTGAAAGTCATGGAAGGGATTCTGAAATCTTTATCAATAAGAAGGTTATTCATATTTTTAATTTCGTCATTGTTCCAGTTGAGCCTTGCAAGTCTTTCATCAGATTCATCAACAGAAATCTCGATAAAGTCATAGCCGGCTTCTTTTGCAATATCAATTTTGGTACTCCAGCTTTCTTTTTTGGGAAGGGCTTTTTCGTATATTCCCATTACCAGTTTGTCAAATTTGTACATTTTTCTCCTTTCCTAATAAATGAGAATAGAAAAACAAATATATTTATTCATCCCAGTATTTAGCAATTTCTTCTTTAAATTCTCTTGCCGCCTGTGCAGGGTCTGATGCTTCTCTTATCCCTCTTCCTGCTATAAATGTATAAACATTTATTCCTTTGAATAATTTTAATGTCTCTTTTTCCAGTCCTCCTGTTACTGATACTTTAAATCCCATTTCTACAAGCTTTTTTATCTTATTCAGGTCTTTTTCTCCCCATGTTTCCCCTGCAAGAAGTGCATCTCTG is drawn from Sebaldella sp. S0638 and contains these coding sequences:
- a CDS encoding HAD family hydrolase — encoded protein: MIKLIILDVDGTLTKGGILIGNNGEEFKEFNVKDGYMIANARKKCGKIFAVITGRTSKIVSIRAGELGITHLYQGIDDKVVVYDQLKKELGISDEEIAYIGDDLNDFEVMQKAGLVGAPADACKEILETADFISSKNGGEGAVREFLEYILKKENSWNKIVQSN
- a CDS encoding helix-turn-helix domain-containing protein, with protein sequence MMEKIDLRTNPNLIIVLGEYIRSKRVEKGIGLREMAEHLSISPAYLSNLESGKHPMVNPLLLKKISRKLNIDHLKLFKIIGYTDKDTEELKKEITSELLDEIDDVEIGKILGRLMEMSQDELELVKQYIEFISKK
- the araD gene encoding L-ribulose-5-phosphate 4-epimerase yields the protein MLEELKERVYRANMELPEKGLILYTWGNVSGIDREKGLIVIKPSGVEYENMKASDMVVVDLEGNVAEGDLNPSSDTATHIELYKAFEEVGGIVHTHSTWATIWAQSGRDIKAYGTTHADYFYGSIPCTRKMTTEEIEGEYEKETGKVIVETYKERGLNPLYVPGVLVNSHGPFTWGKTPEEAVHNSVVLEEIGRMAASMEMFNSGKESMQQELLDKHFLRKHGANAYYGQKK
- a CDS encoding L-ribulose-5-phosphate 3-epimerase, which translates into the protein MYKFDKLVMGIYEKALPKKESWSTKIDIAKEAGYDFIEISVDESDERLARLNWNNDEIKNMNNLLIDKDFRIPSMTFSGQKRFPMGSMDNATREKSMDLMKKAVELADKLGIRVIQVPGYDVYYEERSDKTREMFIQNLKKASEWASKACITLAIENMENTFLNSVTKYMEIAEEVDSPWLKLYPDLGNLTAWTHDEVYNELEKGIKAQQIIAIHLKEAKKVTDTFGGIFRELEFGTGDVDFVKTFETLKKSEFKGPFLVEMWNESSNTPLEDIKKVREWMLSRMKEGGFI